The DNA sequence TTGAATCTCAAGGCTAAAATGCATACCGTCAAGGAAGGCGTGATTGAAGCGGACCTTGGGATGAAGCGTGTCATGCTCATGATTCGGTTTGTGCTTGGCTTGTCGGAAGAGGATCCGTTTGTGACGGAAGATTCTGTGCTTGCAATGAGAAAAGAACCGTTGCCGACGGAAGAACAGGTTCGCGAACTCACGATCAAGCATAATCCTGAGCTGAAGCAGCTGGATGCTGGACTAAGGGCCAGAAAGCTACAGATGGATTTGGCGGAAGCAAGGCTTGCTCCGGAATTCTTTGTCATGGGCGAGTTCGAGTATGTCAAGAGCTGGGCCGGAAACCGCAATGTATTGCAGAAAAGCGCTTTTGCCCAGGATGCCGTTAACAAAATTTCAGGGCTTATTGGTATTGGCCTGAGATACCGTTTGAATTTCTGGAAAACATGGGAAGAATTCCGCCAGGCGAGAACAGACTATCGCGGTCTTCGCTTGAAAGAAAGCTATGCTACGGATGGGCTTGTTTCGAAGGCTATAGAACAGTATTACCAGGTTGTTGCCGCCAAGGGAAAGCTCGATGCCTTGCGTGAAAGCTTACGTGCAACGGAAGCGCTTTTGAAAGATGCCGCCATGAAATACGACCTTGATAAATCCCAGACGGGTGCTCTTGTATCGGCCTATACGCAGAACATAACCATGCAAAAAGATTATTATTTCGCAGTTTGCCGATATAATGTCGAATTTGCCGGATTAGTGGCAAAGATGGGTTTGTCAATTCGGGAGTATAATTCGTATTTTAATAAGTAAATGAGGAGTATCAAGATGTTTAAGAAAATACTTATTGCCATTGCTTGCGCGTCTCTTTTAGCTTTTGCTGCGGACGATCCGGTTTCTGTTGTAAAAAGCAAGGACGCAGAATTGCAGAACATCATCAAGAAGTCTAAACGTACCGCGAAAGAAACGGAACGCGTTAAGAGCTTGTTGAATGATTCCTTTGACTTTGCCCTCTTGGCCAAGAAGTCCTTGGCTGCAAGCGACTGGAAGGCCCAGGACGAAGCATCCCAGCAGAAGTTCGTGACGGAATTCCAGCGCATGGTCCGCAACTCCAGTGCAAACCGCCTTGAACTTTATCGCGCCGATTCCACGATTTACGAACCGGCCAAGATGAAGGGAACGGACGATGCTCGCGTTGTGGCTCACTTGTGGAACAAGGGCAAGGAATCGGTGCTCGAATACAAGATGACACTTGTGAATGGCAAGTGGAAGGCTTGGGACTTGGTCATCGACGACCTTTCTACGGCCCGCAACTACAAGGAACAGTTCAGCAAGATTCTGAAAGACAAGAGCTTTGCCGAATTGATCGACATTATCAGCAAGAAGGCTGACGAAGCCGAAAAGTAATGGGCTTTTTTTCCTGGCTTTTTTGTGCAATTCTCGTTGTAGCGCTTGTGCTACTGCTTTTCCCGTTTTCGTTTCGGATTGATTTCGAGGCCGGGGAGCGCGGTGTGCGGGCGCTTTTCTTTTTTTTCAAGAAGAAAATTTACGAGTACGAGAAGAAGTGGAAGGAAGAAGTCGGCAGTAAGGAGCTGGCGGTTGAAGGAGACGACAAATGCGTAGATCGAGAGTCGCGACCAAGCTCGCTTGGGCATGACCGAGATCAGCATTTGGGACAAGAGCGAAGCGATTGTCCAAAGACGAGAGACGAGAAACTAGATGCGCCGCCGACTGAAGCGGTTGCGAAAAAGCCTACTGAAACACCTAAGACGGAACCGATGGATGCTCCGGCAGGGACTGAATTAGGAATTAAAAATCCTCAGGATTCGTCATTGCGAGCCGAAGACACCCCCGAAAAGCGAGAGTCGCGACCAAGCGAGCTTGGGCATGACCGAGCCCAAGGGGGTGGGGCTGTGACCCATCCAGTAAAGTCTAGCGCAAGCAGCGAGAGTGCGCATCCTGTGGAAGTAAAATCTTCGCCTGTAGTTGAAGTTTCTTCTGATGCAAAAGCTGCGGAATCCGAGAAGCCCGATGATGAAAAAAACGCCGAAGATAAAAAGCCGAAAAAGGAAAAGCGCAAGCTTTCGGACCGTGAATTTTGGACCATCATTTTGACGCCGGATCTTGATGCTAGGGCGTTCAAGTACATTCTGAAAATTTTGAAGTCGGCGCTTACGCTCTTCCGTGTGCGCTTTAGCGATTGCTTTGTCGAGGGCATCCGCACGGATTACCAGACCATGGGCTATATTGCTGCGGTGAACGGATTCTTGAAGGCGTACCCGTACGTTGGCGATTGGGACTTGAGAATGGACTGGTGTAACGAAAAGGAACTCCGCGCAGTTGGCTCGGTTCGCTTGAACATTACGTTGCTCCGCATTTTCTGCTTTACTTTGGAAACGCTTGTGCTGGCTGGAATTTTGGCGTTTAGCTTTTGGCGCCGTCGTGCACATGTGATTAAAACAAATGAACTCCCGCAACTCGGATTTATCCGCAGGCGGATTCTTGAATTTATTTTGGAGGACTGATGGCTGTTTTGACTTTGGAACGATTGCTTGCTTCGATGGGCTTTGGCAGCCGCAAGGATGCGCGTGGGTTAGTGCGCATGGGCCTTGTGGAACTGGATGGCAAGGTTCTCGATGACCCGTTCATGGAATTCAAGACGCGTCCGGAATTCATCACGGTGAATGGCGAAGAAACGCCAACGGTCGAAAAATTGTACGTGATGCTTTACAAGCCGACGGATGTGGAATGCAGCCACAACGCCCGTGACCACAAGCCTGTGTATGATTTATTGCCAGAACGCTTCACGGCAATGGGCATCCAGTCCGTCGGGCGTTTGGATGCGGATTCTTCGGGACTCTTGCTGCTTTCGAATCAAGGTGACTTTATCCACAAGGTCGAAAGCCCGAAGAAGGGACTCTGGAAAAAGTATCGCGTGACGCTTGCACGCCCGTTTACAGATGCACAGAAGGCGGAACTCTTGGCGGGTGTGATGCTCAAGGACGAAAGACGTCCGGTGCTGGCTCGCGAGATTGAAGTGAACGGAGATGCCGTGGACATCTCGATTGGCGAGGGACTGTACCACCAGGTTCGCCGCATGTTCGCTGCGGTCGGCAATCACGTCGAGACGCTTGAACGCATTGCGATTGGACCGGTTGTTCTGGATCGCACATTGGGTGAGGGCGGTTGGCGATTCCTCACCGAAGAAGAAGTCGCTGCACTGTCGTAATAAAGGAGATGCCCGCTCAGTGGCGGGCATGACAAAGAAAAAGAAAAGCCGGCGTTCAAGCCGGCTCTTTCGTATCAGGCGTTTGCGTTGCCTGAGCTAATAGGTTCAAAGTTCATTTAGATGGAATCGTCGTCGCTACCGACGTGTACGATTTCGTCTTCGGTTTCAAGTTCCGGCTGTACAGAGGCTTCGCCGAGGATGCCTTCGAGCGAATTGATCTTGTCCTTAATGTCGTTGCTGAACTTGAATGTCGGGACCAGGCGTTCGTCGATGAGGACTGTTTCGCCAGTGCGGGGGTTGCGTGCCGGGCGAGCCTTGCGGGGCTTGCAGGCGAACGTGCCGAAACCGCGAATTTCAATAGTATTGCCTTCGATAAGCTTCTCGCCGAGGAGGTCGAGGAACTGTTCGACAACAATTTTAATATCATTGCGCACAAATCCTGTGGATTTGGCGATTTCCTGAATAAGAGATTGTTTAGTTATATTAGCCACACACTAAATATAAGTTTAACATAGACTTAGAGTGATGGTTGAAGCGAAATTAAATATCTTTTTCGGGTTCACATTGCGGAATATTTGTGAATAGTTGTGACTTAAATGTTGAAGATTGATAATTTGCCTAAAAAGGTCCGTTTTAATCTCCGAAACAAGGAGATTTTCCCCAATACGATTCTCAGTCCGATGGATGGAGTGACCGATGCTCCGTTTCGGCGGCTTTGCAGGGTGCTTTCGGGCGACCGCATGGGACTTTTGGTTTCTGAGTTTGTTCCGACGGATGGCGATGCCGTGTTCAACCCGGATGGACATAAGCAGCTGAAGTTTTTTCCGGAAGAGCGCCCGTTTGGTGTGCAGATTTTTGGGCGTTTCCCGGACCGTATGGCGGCAGCAGCTGGCAAGATTGCCGAGCGTTATCACCCGGAATTCATCGAAGTGAATGCGGGGTGTCCGGCGCCGAAGGTGGCGGGCAAGGGGAGCGGTTCTGGACTTTTGCGGGACTTGCCGCGTTTGCAAGAGATTCTGCACGATGTGAAGGCGGTTTTGGACGCAAAGACGCCGGAGATTCCGCTCACGCTTAAGTGCCGTATTGGCTGGGACGACGATAGCATTAACGTGATGGAAACGCTCAAGATCGCCGAGGGCGAGGGCGTTGAAATGCTCACGGTTCACGGTCGTACGCGTTTGCAGGGGTATAACGGCCTTGCAAACTGGGACTGGATTGGCAAAGTAGCCGCTGCGGCGAAGATTCCTGTGATTGGAAATGGCGATGTGAATAGCGTCGAATGCGCACGCGAACGCATCAACACTTACGGCGTTTCGGGCGTGAGCATTGGGCGCGGGGCGATGCATAACCCGTGGATTTTCGGGCAAATTGCAGATGCATGGGAAGGTCGCGAAAAGCATGTGATAACCGCGCAAGAAGCACTTGATGTGTTCCCGCTCTATTACAAGTTTAAGATTGAGGATGGGGCGACGGAAATGAATGCGATGGGCCGTATGAAACAGCTCGCCGCGAGACTGTGCAAAGGTTTTTGTTTAGAAGAGAGACGAGAGACGAGAGACGAGAGAGAAAACCGTTCCGTCATCCTGAACGGAGTGAAGGATCCAGTGCGTTTTGACGGTGTTCAAGAGAGCGATAATGTCGCGATGTCGGTGCGGCAGGCGCTTTTGACGTGCCAATCGGCTGCGGAAATGCTCGATCAGGTTGAAAAGCTCAAGGACGGGATTGCCCGTGAAATGGTCTTTGAGCCGGAACGCCTCGTGAACCTCAACGGCGCCAAAGAAACTGAACTCAAGTTCGGTGATCAATTCAAAGGAAGATAATAGCTCAGGTACGAGAGGGTGGTGCCCGCTCGGTGGCGGGCATGACAAAGTACGGCTTAACAAGTACTCAAAAAAAATCTCAAAAATTTGCGTTAGTCTATTGACTTTGAGTCAAAAATTGAGTACATTTGGAGTATGGACAAGTTTATTGACATATTCCAGTTTACTCATTTCCGCAAGTACTTGGATGAATACCAGGCGGCACGAATGCAGACGGACCCTGAATTTACCAGGGCTGGTGCCTGCGCTTTGCTTGGCCTCCCAAAGACTCGCAGTTACTACAACGATATCGTCAAAGGAAAAAAGCTTACCGGGCGCATGATTCCCAAGTTTGTGGAAGTTCTTGGACTCAACAAGAAAGAGGCCAGATACTTTGAAACGATGGTGAATTTCGATCAGGCGAAAACGACGACGGAACGCAATGCGTTTTTTGATGAACTCATCAAGCAGCATCCGGATCCGCACCACATCTTGAACGAAGATGCCTACGAGTATTACAACCACTGGTATAATAGTGTGTTGTTTACGGCGTTGGATGTGATGGATGTTTCGGATGATCTTGAACCGATCCAGAAGCGCATTTTCCCGAAGGTCTCCGTGGGAACTTTGAAACGTTCGCTTGAATTGCTGGAACGCATTGGCTTTGTGCGCAAGAACGAAGACGGCTTTTGGAAAAGCTCTCGCGATTCGGTGAGTAGCGGTGCCTACAACAATAGCGACTTGGTGCGCCAATACCAGTTGCAGTGCTTTGAGCTTTCGAAGCAGGCGCTGCTTGCCGATGACGATAATCCGTCGGACATGGGTACGTTCACGTTCAGCGTTTCGGACGATGCGTATAAAGAAATTGCCTTGGAAATTCAGAACTTGAAAGCTAAGGTGCGCAAGATTATTACGCAAGATAAAAAAGAAGCGACTGGGGTTCACCAGTTGAATATTCACTTGTTCACAAATTTAAAAAAATAAATCGAGGAGGAATAGTTATGATTTCTGATAAAGTTGCAAAGTTGGGCGTTGCTATGGCGATGCTTGGTCTTGTTGTACTTACGTCCTGTAGTGAAAATGATAACGGTATGGCTTCGTCATATAGCGAAACGCAGACGGGCAAGCCTGTGATTCGCTCAGGAATGCCCATTGCTGAATTGGATACGACTTATCTCCGCAAAGTTGTTAACGAAGGTCATGGTTGTGGTTCTCTAGCCAAGAGCGCTGTTAATGTGGAATCGGAAGGTGTTGCTGAAGTTGATAGTGCTGAGACTGAGGTTGTCCAATATTTCCGCATTTCCTGTTCGGCTCATGATGATATCTATCTCTATATAAAGACAAGAGGTCAGATCGTTGATTCAGAAGGCCAGCCTGTAGTGGGGGCGGTTATTTATGAAAATTATTGTTCTTTTGATGATGAGCGTTGCCAGCATGTTACCGATAAGGATGGCTATTTCTACATAGATAGTGTGCATTTCCTTACGTATTTGCAAATGGATGATCCTAAGGGTAAATATCTTCCTGATTATGAATTGATCCAGTTGCGGGCACTTTCTGCGGACTTTAGTCTAGGTGCGAATGTATTTATGGAATTTTCGAAAGCCACGGTTGCAGTCGTTGATGATGATCCTGTGGCCGATTTGGGAAAAATTGTTGTGGAACCAGTGTACACGGCAAAATTTTATTTGGATTCTCTTTTTGCGACTGAAGTGGATAGTACTTTGGAATATGATGAACGCGATAATGAAAGATGGAATGAAACAATGACGAAAAATATTGGGAAAGATGGTGATGGTATTTGCGTCGCCCTGAATGAAGTTGTTGTTCCCTCAGGTGTTCGGTTTGTTCCATCTTTATTCTATCCTTGCTATAAGGTGACGGAAGAAGACTATAAGAATGGGTATGTCATCTTTTTTGGTCTGCCTGAAGGCAATTATAGAATTGACATCAATGGATTTGGAAATAGGCATGTTCCTGATTTTATAATTACTGGAGATGGAAGTGTTAAATAAATCACGCTTTTTTTTGCAATTGTTAAAAAAATATTCTATATACAGAATGTGAAAACATTCGTTTCTGCCCATAAGCTCGTCCAGATTATTATTCTGATTGTCATCGGCATTGTTGTCAACCGACTGCTTGCCGATTTAGCCATCTATTTCAAATTGCCGCTGTACCTGGATAGCGTGGGTACGATTGTCGTGGCTGTGATTGGTGGGTTTAGCCCGGGCGCGATTGTCGGGTTCTTGACGAACTTCATTGGCGGTTTTGTCGATTCTTCGACGTATTATTACGGCACGATCAATGTGATGATTGCCGTGTGCGCGGGAATTGCGGCAAGGCGTGGGGCATTCCACCATGTTTCCCGTTTGCCGATGCTGCTTGGGATGCTGATGATTTTGAGCATCCCCTGCTCGGTGCTTTCGTATTTCCTTTTTGACTTCAAGATTGCCGAGAATGTGGTGACGCCGATTGCGACGGCTTTGCACGAGGGCGGGCTTCCAGTTTTGTTGTCGCAGATTTTGGCGGATTTCTGTACGGAAATCCCGGACAAGTCGATTTCGATTCTTGTGGCTTATGTGCTGATTCACTTGACGCCGCGTTGGTTTGTCAAGGCGTTTGATTCTGTTTCGGGCCGCTCGCACGAAGACCGTTACCGTTCCAAAAACGAAATCCATACGCTCAAGGCGCAGGTGACGGCGCTCTTGTTTGTGTCGAGCTTTGCGCTTGCGGTGGTGGCTACGGCGGTCGCTTACAAGACGTATTCCGAAGCTGAAATCCATGAGACGACGCTTTTGGCGGAGTCTGTGAACCGTCTTGTTTCGGACGCTATCCAGAATGCGGATTCGACGACGCTTCACGAGTACATTCATGAACTCAAGGGAAAGCACCCGCGCATTTTGACGATTACGCCTGGCATGCACGAGACGGGCAAGTGGGATGTCTCGATTGTCTGTACCGAAGCTCCGAATCCGGTCTGTACCAAGTTCAGTCTTGCGGCAATTCGAATTAGCGTGGTGCTGTTTTGCACGAAGATTTTCTCGACGCTGTTTGGACTTTTGCTTGCGATTGTGTTTACGGCCATCTTGATTGCAAACCGCAGGGTGGTTTACCCGATTCACGAAATGACGCTTGAAATGGACCATTTTGCCTACGATAGCAGCGAAGGGCGTCGGACGTCGATTGACCAGATCAAGGGCCTTGAAGTGGTTACGGGCAATGAAATTGAGAATCTGCATTCGGCGATTATCAAGGCGGTCGAAGAAATTGATTTGTACATCAACAAGTCCGAGTACCAGGCGGCCTCGATTGCGGCTCTCCAGACGAACATCATTACAGTGCTTGGCGACATGGTGGAAAATCGCGACGAGACGACGGGTGGCCATGTGCGCCGTACGGCGGCTTATGCCGAGCTGATTGCGCGACAGTTGCAGCGCGATGGCAAGGAACCTGAAATTGACGATGCGTTTGTTTCGACGATCGCTGTGGCGGCTCCGCTCCATGACATCGGCAAAATCAACATTTCTGATGTGATTTTGAATAAGCCGGGCAAGCTGACGGACGAAGAATTTGCAGAAATGAAGAAGCACACGGTTTATGGCCGCGATATGCTCGTGCGTGCATCGAAGAACTTGGGCGAGACGGCTTACCTCAAGATGGCGAAGGAAATTGCCTACAGCCACCACGAATGGTGGGATGGCTCGCGAGGCTATCCGGAGCGCTTGAAGGGGAAGGATATTCCGCTTTCGGCTCGCATTATGGCGGTCGCGGATGTGTATGACGCGCTCGTTTCGGAACGCCCGTACAAGAAGGCGTTCTCGGTGGATGAGGCTTTCCGCATCATTACCGAGGATAGCGGTACGCATTTTGACCCGGAAGTGGTCGATGCTTTCGTGAAAAACCGCGAAACCGTCGAACAGATCATGAAAACCAAGTTCGAAGATTGATTTGTTACAATAATTGTAAAGGTTGATTGCGTCATTCTGAGGGCATTGCCCGAAGAAACGAGTGCAAGGCGAATAAAGCAGGGCTGCTTGCAGGCCTATTTTTGAGCCGAAGCCTCGGACGGAGTTGCCGTCAATCCAGTAATATCTAGTTGTAAAAAATGACTGGATCCTTCACTGTCGTTCAGGATGACGAAGAATCTTTCATTAACCGCTTTTTTGATGTCCTTTTAATCTTGCGGGAGGACTCTAAATTTTCTAAATTGCCCCGCGGAAATTTCAAAACAGGACATTGAGAATGAACTACAATCCTCTCGCTCAAGCTTTGAATGCAGAACTCTCCGCTAACGGTTGCTGCGTTCTTGACATGCTCTCTGAACAGGGCAAGGCCATTTTCTTCCCGCGCAAGGGTATTCTTGGCCAGGGTGCCGAAGCCAAGGGCTCCGACATCAATGCGACTATCGGTACAGCTCTCGAAGATGACGGCTCTCCGCTCGTTCTGGATTGCGTTCTCAAGTCTCTGAACCTCCCGAAGCAGGCTTTCCTCTATGCACCGAGTTTTGGTAATCCGGACCTCCGCAAGGAATGGAAGGCCCAGGTCGTGAAGAAGAACCCGACGCTTGCATCCAAGAACTTCAGCAACCCGGTCGTGACGGCCGCTTTGACGCACGCTATCAGCTGCGCCGGTTACATGTTCCTTGACAAGGGTGACGAAGTCATTATCCCGGACCTCTACTGGGACAACTACGAACTCGTGTTCGAAAACGCCCGTGGCGCAAAGATCAAGACTTTCAACACCTTCAAGAACGGTGGTTTTGATACGGAAGCCTTGAAGGCCGCCCTCGCCGAAAGCAAGAGCAACAAGAAAGTCGTTCTCCTCAACTTCCCGAACAACCCGACTGGTTACACCGCTACCGAAAAGGAAGCTGTCGAAATCGCAAAGATCCTCACGGAATGCGCCGCTGCCGGTAACAAGGTTGTTGCTCTCCTCGACGATGCTTACTTTGGACTCGTCTATGAAGATGGCGTGACGAAGGAATCCCTCTTCGTGAAGCTCGTGGATGCTCACGAAAACCTCCTCGCCGTGAAGCTCGATGGCCCGACCAAGGAAGACTATGTTTGGGGCTTCCGCGTTGGCTTTATGTCCTTCGGTTTCAAGGGCGCCACTGAAGCTCAGCTCAAGGCTCTCGAAGACAAGGCTGCCGGTACGGTTCGTGGCAACATCTCTAATGCACCGTCTATTAGCCAGAAGATTTTGCTCGCTGCTTACCAGAGCGCCGAATACGCTCAGCAGAAGGCTGAAAAGTATGCAACGCTCAAGAAGCGTTACGACATTATCAAGCAGGTGTTCGCCGCTCATCCGGAATATAACGACGCCTTTGAACAGATGCCGTGCAACAGCGGTTACTTTATGTGCATCAAGCCGAAGGGCGTTGACGCCGAAGAACTCCGCCAGAAGCTCATCAAGGATTACAGCACGGGCACGATCATGCTCTCCGGCCTTATCCGCATTGCATTCAGCGCTGTCCCGACCGAAAAGCTCGGCAAGCTCTTTGAAAATATCTATAATTGCATCATGAAGATGAAGTAGGCATGGGCAATGAGCTATGAGGTCGTGCCTTCGGCACTTTGGGCTAAAGTATGGCACCCATAGGGTGCGATTATAAAACCCGAAGCAACGGAGTTGCGCCTCAAAGCGAGCCTTGCGAGCGACCTCACAACCCCATACCTCATACCCCTTGGAGATTCCATGTCCAATAACGCGACCTTAAACTACAACGGAAAAAGCTTTGAACTCCCCGTCGTTGATGGCACTGAAGGCGAGCACGGTCTCGATATTAGCGCACTCCGCAAGAGTTCAGGCCTTGTCACGCTGGATTACGGTTACTTGAACACCGGTAGCACCAAAAGCTCTATCACGTTCGTCGATGGCGAACATGGTGTGCTGCGCTACCGAGGATACTCCATTGAAGATCTTGCAGAAAAGGCGACTTTCCCGGAAACCGCTTGGCTCCTGATTTACGGTGAACTCCCGAACCAGGAACAGTTGAGCCATTTCCGTACGCTCTTGACGGAAAACGCCTTGTTGCACGAGAACTTGCTGCACTTCTTCCGTGAAATGCCGCCGGGAGCCCACCCGATGGGTATCCTCTCGTCCGTGGTGAATGCCGTGGGTCTTTTCACGCCGCGTTTCTACGACGACGAAAACATCGCAAGTGCATTTGAACTCACGACCGCTGGTCTCATTTCCAAGATCCGCACGATTGCCGCATTTGCCTACAAGGCAAGTATCGGTGAACCGTTCGTGTACCCGGAAGCGGAACGTAGCTACTGCAGCAACTTCCTCAACATGATGTTCAGCAGTAAGGCTCGCCCGTACCACCCGGATCCGATCATGGAAAAGGCGCTCAACACGCTTCTCATTGTCCATGCGGACCACGAACAAAACTGCTCCACTTCGACCGTTCGTATGGTGGGCAGCTCTCAGGCTAACCTTTACGCTAGCATTTGCGCCGGCATTTGTGCTTTGTGGGGACCGCTCCACGGTGGTGCAAACCAGGCTGTGCTTGAAACGCTCCTCCGCATCCAGCAGAGCGGCATGACGATTGAACAGGTAATGGCAAAGGCTAAGGACAAGAACGATCCGTTCCGTCTTTCTGGCTTTGGTCACCGTGTTTACAAGAGCTATGACCCGCGCGCCAAGGTGCTTAAGAAGCTCATGTACCAGGTCTTTGAACGCGAACATGTGCACGATCCGCTTTTGGATGTGGCTATCAAGCTCGAAGAAGCCGCCCTCAAGGACGATTACTTCGTTGAACGTAAGCTGTACCCGAATGTGGACTTCTACTCTGGCATTCTCTACCGCGCAATGGGCATCCCGACGAACATGCTTACGGTGATGTTCGCGATTGGCCGCTTGCCGGGCTGGATTGCCCACTGGAAGGAAATGCACGACGATCCGCAGAGCAAGATCAACCGTCCGCGCCAGATTTACATTGGCAAGAACGAACGCCCGTGGATTGATAGAGATAAACGATAATTTGAAAAAAAGCTCTCGGGATTGACCGAGAGCTTTTTGCTATTTAAATCACTTTGGGACGGCCGGTACGCATGTTCATTAATGTATCGACAATCTCGTTCCAGTGTTCGAGTGTGACTTTGCCGATGGCGGGGTCGTACATTATGCCCAGATTCTTTTCGATTTCATTGCGGCAGTAATTGAGCGACATGGCGTCACGGTAAATTCGCTTGCTCGTCATGGCGTCTATCGAGTCTGCAATGGCTACTATGCGGGCGCCTATCGGGATGCTTTCGCCCTTGAGACCTTCCGGGTAGCCGCGACCGTCATAGCGTTCATGGTGGTGTAAGACGATCTGCACCAGTTCTTGTGTATAGTTTGATTGCAGTAGAATCTTTGCGCCAATGACCGGATGCTGCTTGATGATTTCGAACTCTTCGTCGGTGAGCTTTTCAGGCTTTTCAAGGATGTAGTCGCTGATTCCCATTTTACCAATATCGTGCAATTGCGCCGCATGCGTAATCAACGATATGGAACTTTCCGAAAGCCCTAAGGAACGGGCGATCAGTTCCGAGAACGCCTTCACTCGTTCGGAGTGGTCTGCCGTAAAGGGATCCTTTGCTTCCACGATTGAAATCAGGCAAGAAACTAGATCCCTGAGGCTCTGATTGTCGCTGTTTTTTACGGGCTTGTGGTAACGCACTTTGTCGCGGTACATGTTCAAGTCGGCTTCCATTTTCCAGTCACTAATGGACTTGCGCGTTCCGGAATCGTTATGCAGGCGACTTTTGCCGACCGCTATCGACAAATGGTACAGCGCCTTTTTGTTGTATTCCTTGATATTGTTCTGTAAAGCGGAATACAGGTGGAAATGCAAGTCCAGCGGAGCATGTGTGATTACTGCAAATTCATCGCCTCCGATTCTAAAACAGTTACCGCTCGCGCCGTATGCTTTTTTGATGGCGTTGGCCGCAGCTTTGATCAGTTCGTCGCCTGCTTGGTGGCCAAAAGTGTCATTTGCGTATTTGAGACCGTTCACGTCCATCAAGAACATGGTCCATAAGTTCTTTTGGGTGTTTTCCTGGCTAATCGTTGATAAAAGCGAATCGAATGCGAGTCTGTTTTCAAGACCTGTCAAGCTGTCTGTCGTAGCGACATCTTGCAGGTGCTCGTTCATTATGCGTAACCTGCTGTTTATCTGTTCCAGTTCAAACGAGGTCTCGCGAATGAACGTGGCCATGCGGGCGGCAAGTGGCAAACGTGTGGTTCTTTTTGTGGAAATGATTTCGCTTTTGGCGTGTTCTCGTTTCGTGATCGGGCCTTCGCGCATCGATGCTATGACGAGCGTGATGTTATGCTGGTTCAAATGCCCTTTTTCGCGCAAAAATTCTCCATGCGAGAAAAATCCTGTGTTAGAGGCGATTCCCTTAAACGATGCTAGTTCAAAAGTTGGATCGTGTTGCGACCAGAAAGCCTTTCTTGCGGCGCAGGAAAATATGTGTAGGACTTCAGGGGCGAAATGTTCTGCGTTTTCGCTTTCTGCCTTGATTTTTTCAATGATCAACTGCGGCTCGCCATACGACAGGCGGACAATCGAGCCTTCGTCAATATCCGAAGACATGGTGAGCGATCCGTCCGGATTGCTTGCTCCTGCGGAACGCACGATAGAAATTCCGTTATGTTCATAGAGCATCGGGAACTCAAGCGCATTGTAGATGAAGTTCTTGTCGTTTTGGATGTTCAGGTACTTGTTGTACACTTCGTAGGCGGGGATGCCGCTCAACTCGTAGAGGACGTTTCCTTGGGAACGGGTGACGTGGAAGTTGCGGCCGATAGGCTTCCAACCGCTGATCTTGCGAGATTC is a window from the Fibrobacter sp. UWB4 genome containing:
- a CDS encoding TolC family protein, which encodes MIRNVFFILALAGVALAGDVRYDCLRFVEQGLAKDPQVAETKFGLESKTDKMRSLKAEAILPTLNVSMMVGPAPGLKETVDNWGDTVDTYDFSRMGPFWAVQAKFIQPLNLGQYQTGKKALEADLQQKTFEIENKVLKKEVELQTYYYNYLLALEMKRVAGDAQKQVDKAYDQLEEALDEDEPTVSQTDLLNLKAKMHTVKEGVIEADLGMKRVMLMIRFVLGLSEEDPFVTEDSVLAMRKEPLPTEEQVRELTIKHNPELKQLDAGLRARKLQMDLAEARLAPEFFVMGEFEYVKSWAGNRNVLQKSAFAQDAVNKISGLIGIGLRYRLNFWKTWEEFRQARTDYRGLRLKESYATDGLVSKAIEQYYQVVAAKGKLDALRESLRATEALLKDAAMKYDLDKSQTGALVSAYTQNITMQKDYYFAVCRYNVEFAGLVAKMGLSIREYNSYFNK
- a CDS encoding phospholipid-binding protein MlaC; this encodes MFKKILIAIACASLLAFAADDPVSVVKSKDAELQNIIKKSKRTAKETERVKSLLNDSFDFALLAKKSLAASDWKAQDEASQQKFVTEFQRMVRNSSANRLELYRADSTIYEPAKMKGTDDARVVAHLWNKGKESVLEYKMTLVNGKWKAWDLVIDDLSTARNYKEQFSKILKDKSFAELIDIISKKADEAEK
- a CDS encoding tRNA-dihydrouridine synthase → MLKIDNLPKKVRFNLRNKEIFPNTILSPMDGVTDAPFRRLCRVLSGDRMGLLVSEFVPTDGDAVFNPDGHKQLKFFPEERPFGVQIFGRFPDRMAAAAGKIAERYHPEFIEVNAGCPAPKVAGKGSGSGLLRDLPRLQEILHDVKAVLDAKTPEIPLTLKCRIGWDDDSINVMETLKIAEGEGVEMLTVHGRTRLQGYNGLANWDWIGKVAAAAKIPVIGNGDVNSVECARERINTYGVSGVSIGRGAMHNPWIFGQIADAWEGREKHVITAQEALDVFPLYYKFKIEDGATEMNAMGRMKQLAARLCKGFCLEERRETRDERENRSVILNGVKDPVRFDGVQESDNVAMSVRQALLTCQSAAEMLDQVEKLKDGIAREMVFEPERLVNLNGAKETELKFGDQFKGR
- a CDS encoding TIGR02147 family protein gives rise to the protein MDKFIDIFQFTHFRKYLDEYQAARMQTDPEFTRAGACALLGLPKTRSYYNDIVKGKKLTGRMIPKFVEVLGLNKKEARYFETMVNFDQAKTTTERNAFFDELIKQHPDPHHILNEDAYEYYNHWYNSVLFTALDVMDVSDDLEPIQKRIFPKVSVGTLKRSLELLERIGFVRKNEDGFWKSSRDSVSSGAYNNSDLVRQYQLQCFELSKQALLADDDNPSDMGTFTFSVSDDAYKEIALEIQNLKAKVRKIITQDKKEATGVHQLNIHLFTNLKK
- a CDS encoding HU family DNA-binding protein, with translation MANITKQSLIQEIAKSTGFVRNDIKIVVEQFLDLLGEKLIEGNTIEIRGFGTFACKPRKARPARNPRTGETVLIDERLVPTFKFSNDIKDKINSLEGILGEASVQPELETEDEIVHVGSDDDSI
- a CDS encoding pseudouridine synthase, producing the protein MAVLTLERLLASMGFGSRKDARGLVRMGLVELDGKVLDDPFMEFKTRPEFITVNGEETPTVEKLYVMLYKPTDVECSHNARDHKPVYDLLPERFTAMGIQSVGRLDADSSGLLLLSNQGDFIHKVESPKKGLWKKYRVTLARPFTDAQKAELLAGVMLKDERRPVLAREIEVNGDAVDISIGEGLYHQVRRMFAAVGNHVETLERIAIGPVVLDRTLGEGGWRFLTEEEVAALS